TTGCCGGGACTGCGCCGGCCTCTAAGCCGTACCGGCCCGTCACGCGGCCAGGTCCGGCATTATCGAAACGCTCGCGGTGCTCCCGACATCGGCGGGCGTTTCGCGTGCCCGCAGTACCGCTCGCGCGCACTCCTCACCGGAGGTCGTCGCGCGCCTGCGTTGCGCGGGCGGCTTCGATGGCCGCGCGCACGGCATCCGGGTTCCGGGTCGAGAACAGCCAATAGGGCACCGGGTCGACGGGATCCGTCACGTCCACGCGAGCCGAGGTCGGAGCCCATCCGCGAAGGCACAGCCACGCCCTGGCGTCGAGGTCCGGGCCGGCAGCCACGCGGGCGGCCTCTCGGGTCGAGTAGGCCGTCACGTCGCCCGTCACCGTGAGGGGGATGCGTGCACTCCCGACGCGC
This sequence is a window from Pseudoclavibacter endophyticus. Protein-coding genes within it:
- a CDS encoding DUF3093 domain-containing protein, with product MNRYHERVWPSAWMFIAALLVIPATVLVFLRINVWVGVFLGIAIYAGYVALLIVASPVVEVSNRQLRVGSARIPLTVTGDVTAYSTREAARVAAGPDLDARAWLCLRGWAPTSARVDVTDPVDPVPYWLFSTRNPDAVRAAIEAARATQARDDLR